GCTGGCCGGACACATGATGAACAACATGCTCTTTGGACACCGTCATCATGTCTATCACAGAAATCGCGAAGGAGAGGATCAGATAGCGCAAACAGCGCAGGGCAATGGTCGCCAGATCATAATCATCAACAATGGTCAGCCGGAGGAAGCTGCTCTCAATGAGACCACCATTTCAGAGGAagctggtgctgctgtggCTCCAGAGAACCCCCTCACCGAGGAGGAAGAGAGCTCCAGTGCCACCTCCAGCGAGGAGTCTGCAGATGTCGAGGGCACTGCTCTGCCTACACCAGGAGCCATCGTTTGCTTCCCCATTACGCTCAACGAAACCGATCCCGAGCAGCCCGACCTGATGCGAGAAGTGGAGCGAGTGGTCTGCTTTCCAGCCCCTTCTAATCCAGAGGCGGGAGACCTCCTGGACGGCCCCGAACAGGGCAGTACCACAACCACCGATCCGCCTGTTGTTGCGGGGGAAATTGGAGCTGATGCCGGTGGCGCCTCTGAGGGCAATACTGAGGGAAACGAGGCGAGTGAGCCTGTGGAGGTGGCCAGCTATGTGGCTGGCAGAGCTGCCAGTGTCGATGTAGACGCTTTAATGTAGTGTCCTTAAGTTGTTGTTTAAGTTTTATTTGGAATAAATATTAATTAGTTGTAATGGTGCCATTTTCCCCACCAAAAGAGAGACAATTTTAGACCCAATCTATACCCAACCCAAAACATACCCTTGAACGTCTCCACTTGCCTCCGTTTTCGGTACTAATCTGACAGCTTTCTTGTGTAATAGATAGATATATTCTGTATCTACCCCTTGCCACTCTCATGGCAAATGTAATGGCATTAATGCTTATAGCTACGTGTAACTATTCGGTGTTCAAGACATTTTTTCTCTGGGTGTAGAATCCACCACCCACCCTATTCACCTTTCAATACCATGACCATTAACAAAGAATACGCAGAATTCCGATGGGTTTCTGTTGAACCCTGGTTCATCCAATTTCCCACCTTTAATGCCCTAAAGCCAAAACTAATTCCATTAAAAAAAGGCTTAGAGGTCGGTAAGGGGATCGGCATCCTGTAATACTTTTGCCGTCATAAGCACGCAACCACATTCGAGAGGGGAGCACGGAGCACGTACCCGTACCCACGTCAAGGCCCCTTTGAGCTCCATCACAATTCTGGCAGTTGTGGATGGACATGGTGGTGCCGCAGCCCCACACGAGCACCACTGAcccaaacaacaacaatatgCAACGCCTCAGCGCACAagcacaacaaaaatcatAGCTGAAGCCAAGGTATGTTTAAGAGAAGGTAGAGCAGTGCCAACCAAGTAAACAAGCAGCCAGGCAGGCCTTAGATTCCTGGCACACACCTGGCTATCTGGAGAGCGGTACTGCCTTACCTTCACCTGAATGTACCCTGCCGACGGTGGCGTTGGCGCGCTGTTGTAAACTTTGACGCCGACGTTGACGCTGAAAACAGACGGTGATGGGATGGATGGGGCGCGACGCGATGTTCGTTCAAGTCCAAGCAGTGACACGAGCTCCAAAACACCTACACAAAAGCTTTTGTGTGGCagggtgtgcgtgtgtggaTGTGTGCGATGATCCAACAACAGCAATGAAGCTCACTTGGCGCTCATTAAATCCACCAACACCCACAACACCACcaacagctccaacagcagAAACAACAGCCACAGAGCGGAGCCCCGACGTCAGGCGATGAAGCAAATGAAAACAACAAGCGTGGAATGAGAGAATGATGAGAGACATTGAGAAGCTTCGGCCAGATGTGTTCCACGATATCATTTACACCATGACGGGCCGCTGCCTGTGGCGCTGACAGAGCAGAGGGATGCCATTTCGAGTTAGAGACAACCTATTTATTTGCTCAGCCTATCTCGAGCTTATCAATGATGCAGCGATCCCATGTGAATGAGATTATGGAGTGTATAAAACAGAAGCAGCAGTGATAGAGATACGACAAATCCCCAGCCAGAGCGATGCGCGTTCCCTCCACAAGTAAGCAGCgaaaaaaactaaaattaaataaaaacataaagcacacacaaaaaagagGGAGCGGAGTGGGAGAGACCAGAGAGATGACAAATACTCGTATAGCGGCGACAAAAGCCCCAACAAGTTGGGGCCACGCTCTCGCGGTCAGcgctccgctctgctctgctctgctccgctctgctcCGGAGCAAAAACGCGTACAATTTTTCAACCGCATTTCAGTTGTTCGAGAAACTTTGCGCGGAACAAAAGCACAAATCGCACGCGGCCAAAAGCGACCAACAAATAAAAAGCACAACGAAATAAACCACCAAACAAAGTAAATATTTAACAAATAGTCGTACACAGGGTGTTATCATATACGAACCTAGTCCCAAACAGTGCTGTGGGTGATCCAACTCCAGTGTAAACTTCCTGTTCAAAATGAAACACACAGGCAACACATGCAAATACTTTTGCTTCAAACAATTGTGCTAAATTTATGTTTATTGGCTATAAAGTGGAAACACCAATTGCATTAATTAAGCCACTAGTATTGTGGCGGTGTTTTGTTTATATTTGCACGAATTCAAGGTCGAGTTTTGGTCTTGACAAAAGGAAAACAATACAGGAATACAGACATATCCCAAAAGACAGTTCAAAGTGGTTTTTGGGGCACTTCCAGATCCCATTGATCAGCGAaatttttcaaatatttttcaaatgaaGATATCAGCAGATGCTGTGTGCTCTGAAGGTTATAATACTATATCGATGCCATCTGTGCGACTTTCAAAATTTGAACAAAGAAAATCCAGAATCTATTTTTATATTGAACTAAAATTAGGAAATTCACTTGTTTCAATGACGTTCTCGAACGTGTGCATCAGTCCATGGAAGAGCTTGGAGAAGGGAGGAATAAATTACAGAAATTAGCTTTATTTTATGAATATTAGTATTTAATCGAAGTGGGGGTAAATAAGTAAATATTATGCATACTACCATTCCAAGGGAATTCTTGCAAATACTCTATGCGATACGGTGTGAAATCTGTACCCGTTTAAGGGCCAAAGTCCTGGGAATGTGATCACTCTACAATATTACATCATTTCAAAAAAGTTTCGCCCATTGAAACAGCTGCCCCTCCTGCCCCTCCTGCCCCTCCCCTCTTCACACACTTTCTGATGAACTAAATGTTATGTTTCGTCTATAAATTCGCATAATTATTCAACAACAGCTGAATAAATAGAGAAAGAAAAGCAATTCAACCGTATATGGTTTTCGAGAGTATACCACTCAAACGTCGTTGCTGGTAACCGGCTTTGCTGTGCCGCccaattaaatttatttttacgATATATATTTTGCATTGTATCCATGGTCCCTGATTTGGCAGCTGTTTTCAACGTTTATATAACTCTTAAGCAATGAACTCCCTCACAGACTCACCCAGTCAATGAATCACATTATAAGGTACTTGGAAATGCGTATTTTTCTGGGATTTCAGAGCCAATCTACAATCGCTTTGACGTTTAACCTCAGCGGCGATAAGCTGACAATTTCTAGACCGAATCTCGCATTTACGTGTTTTGTCATGCCCTAATGGGCAGCAGCCTTTACATGTTTGCAATTCTCAGAAGTTCAGACAATATGCATATACGATGTAAACAGCATTCGCACTGAACGATTTCCCGATTGACGTCACAGCTGCGCATGCGCTGCATTCGATGACTCATGGAGTCATGGCAAACCAGTTTTACTCTGTACTGGTCGTACTTTCCGGATTGCAGCAAGTGTATCTCATCTTGTTTTGCATGCTTGCCTATTTGCATAGAGCCCGTCGATCGTTTGTTTGGTTTGTTTAGGTCAGTGTTCAGCGTTTAAATACGATTTGTGGATACCAGACCAAATAAGTATTAGTTCTTTTTGGTTTACAATATACAGCAGATGCGTTCCATTAAATGGAAGACGCTTGTTTTCTTTAGAACTGTCTTTGCTGATGTTTCTGAATCAGATATATTGCTTTTTGAAGTCTCTTTTAAAAAGTACTGATAGTTTTTGTTCTTATTCAAGAGTGTTTATTGGAATCTTTTTGAATCGTTGCCCAGGGTACAATTGTGGCTTATTGGAAGAGACCCTTAGCCTCAGTATGAGGTATCTGAAATTTTCTTAAAGTCATTTTGAAAAGGTCAAAAGAGTTTTCCTTAACAAATTACAAATCTATCCATTTACTTTTCAGCTGCTGTGGTTGTGGTCTATTACATCTGCGTGTCAAATATCAATTCCAGTTAATTCTATGAGTTTCCATGCTTATCGGAATCAGTATGAATACACTTTTTATACGTAAATTGATTTTGCAATTATAGCACTTCACAGTAGAAGTGCTAGGGAAGGTGGACCTTCCCCTACCGAACTTCCGTTTGCCTTGTAGCAAAAGAATTGACCTTTAACATTTGTGAGTGCTCAGACAGGGTGCGCCGGGAGCTAAACCGAAAGCAAAAGTCAATCGAGTGTAGCCACGCGACAAGCCGACCAAAATCAGCAAGTTAATTATCATTAAGAGGGCGCCCAAGACACGCATAACGCGCCTCTGACTCGGAAGCGGGGCAATCAGGGCGTGACATTACGTCAGTGTTCGACCCTGTCATGCCCCGATCGAAACATGGGAGGCAGCGCGAAACTTTCGGCGCAAATATGGGATATGAATTAGGGATAAGCCATGGAGAATGGGGAAAATGGAGGCTCTAGGCTGGAGCTAGCTTCAAATTTTTCTAGTTTATTTTTAGCGCTAATTGAATCAATTGTTTTTTTACATAAACATAAACTAAATTCAGGCCTCGCGGGCAGATGATGACCGacaatgggaatgggaatggaaatgggGTGAGACCGGGAATCAAATGAAAACGAACCAGAACAGAAGGCTAGGTTTGAGGCCGCAGCCTGAGATACTCTCCATTTCTGCGTTGAAAACATCTGGACCCTCTACCATAAGTTCGATGATAATTCAGTAAAAATCAATAAGAGAAATCCCTTAGTCTGCCTTGCATTTAGCATCATTGATGTATTGAATATATATTATAAGCACCAATTGAGATAATTGTGAGTAATTGAGTGTTGATGATCTCTTGCAGCATGTCGCATACGCCACTGAAGCGACTGAGTGGCAGCCTGGTTGTAgtcctgctgctcctggctctaatcgcagaggATGTCCAGGCCAAACGCTGGTTTGGAGGCGGCGGCAGTAAGAGCCGATCATCCAGTTCCGGCAGCTACTCGCCGCGACGCACCTCCTCCTCTACATCCACGTCGCACGCGCACGCGAGTCCCTCGTACTCGCACTCGGATATCAGTCGCCTGAGCTATGCCGGCGGCACCCAATCGCAGCCCAGTAAAGTGAGCATGGGTCAGTCGCAGAGCAGTCACAGCTCCGCACCGATTGGATGGAATGTGCCCAAGGCCCAGGGTCCGCCGCCCGCATACTCCGCCAGTAATCCGGCCGGAGGAGCCCACACCAACATCCACGAGCGTCCGCCGGCATACAATCCAGCCTACAAGCCGAATGCAGCCCCGCCAAGCTATTCGGCGGCCACCAACACCCACAGCAacagccccagcagcagctacaACACAAATTCCcggccagcagctggagcaggagcaggagcagcagccggagctggagcaggagcagccaGTCCTCACTACACACCCGCATCGAATTATAGACCCAGAATGAACTCCACGGGCGGCGGCTTTGGCAGCGGATACCACACTCCCATCTCGGCCAGCAGTGCGCACAACGTGCAGTCCAGTTATCCGCGTCAACAGGGACAGCTGCCTCAAGGAGCCACCTACTATCCGGCAGGACAAGTGCCGGCGGGCGCCACCTTCCATCCTGCAGGACATGCGCCAGCAGGAGCATCGTATCACCCGGCTGGACAGGTTCCCCACGGAGCGACCTATTATCCAACAGGACAAGTGCCAGCGGGAGCCAGCTATCACCCGGCAGGACAGTATCCTGCAGGTGCCAGCTATCATCCCGCAGGAGCCACGTACCACAGTCCGGGACAGATTCCCCAGGGAGCCACCTACTATCCGCAGGCACCTATGGGCGGAGGTCTGCCGCCGGGTGCCACCTTCCTGCCAGCAGGAGGAGCCCTTCCCGCAGGTGCCACCTACTATCCTCAGGCGccacaaaagtctggatccgGTTTTGGATTGGGTGAGCTTACAGATTACGT
The sequence above is a segment of the Drosophila miranda strain MSH22 chromosome 4, D.miranda_PacBio2.1, whole genome shotgun sequence genome. Coding sequences within it:
- the LOC108162521 gene encoding nascent polypeptide-associated complex subunit alpha, muscle-specific form, whose protein sequence is MSHTPLKRLSGSLVVVLLLLALIAEDVQAKRWFGGGGSKSRSSSSGSYSPRRTSSSTSTSHAHASPSYSHSDISRLSYAGGTQSQPSKVSMGQSQSSHSSAPIGWNVPKAQGPPPAYSASNPAGGAHTNIHERPPAYNPAYKPNAAPPSYSAATNTHSNSPSSSYNTNSRPAAGAGAGAAAGAGAGAASPHYTPASNYRPRMNSTGGGFGSGYHTPISASSAHNVQSSYPRQQGQLPQGATYYPAGQVPAGATFHPAGHAPAGASYHPAGQVPHGATYYPTGQVPAGASYHPAGQYPAGASYHPAGATYHSPGQIPQGATYYPQAPMGGGLPPGATFLPAGGALPAGATYYPQAPQKSGSGFGLGTGLIAGALGGAILGHALTPTQTRVVEHAPSYSGGGGGGGGGGGEDKIIIINNGPPGSVTTSEVGSGTTVINAGGVQQPAGYPAQPMAAAAPAPQVPGGAPLAPLAPIAPLAALPQAPAVPGTTPAETNAPASAPGAPPAAPADPNVPATPADPNAPPAAGGIICVPVKVPEPDPNDATKTIEVEKIACYPAPPPEAAPANGTAPAVEGAVPAPASVSNVAAGVTQSPDAAHLAPFQPTTPFTVPEGSVPLAPLTPGGQPDIMKMPGLTSARLSAESGLKDAHNVADKSFTQFSLVSTLMTLLVAYCLQ
- the LOC108162523 gene encoding uncharacterized protein LOC108162523, translating into MRSCCSVLCLLLVTVAVLHPSEARGGRGRGGGSFGGLFGGWRKYKKPSSSGGGRRVVSGSPVHTAMTVPKPPPPPPAPPKAMMPPKQQIPSYPRQQMPAGYNYPTHPGQGTYYSNAQSLPAGAVYYAQPPMSMSRGSGTGDFLTGMLAGHMMNNMLFGHRHHVYHRNREGEDQIAQTAQGNGRQIIIINNGQPEEAALNETTISEEAGAAVAPENPLTEEEESSSATSSEESADVEGTALPTPGAIVCFPITLNETDPEQPDLMREVERVVCFPAPSNPEAGDLLDGPEQGSTTTTDPPVVAGEIGADAGGASEGNTEGNEASEPVEVASYVAGRAASVDVDALM